Proteins encoded by one window of Chryseobacterium aquaeductus:
- a CDS encoding DUF5686 family protein — translation MKKMYIMLLSFVYLSIFSQSKIIVKSSGDQSVISNASVTCNNKLLGRTDASGVLNFRSKCNKVEVSAKGYFEDDVVVDKVMEVFLAKADPKTKNIQTVILEDKSDPRALEILRKINENYKQNSPLSLDSYSFKSYEKISLDFDEDSIKAYNAYIANRIDSLKSLPEQPMKAQERKDSLESVNLMKLVGKSKMFLWERASQSLYSKKYGEKTNILDNKIAGLKEPIYELMAFRSNRNVIPKEIKEENRNLYRFFLTDSIEIEGRQNYVIRFRQVDYKQAVNRRKFNGYLYVDKETYALKKIESNSKIKSEGSITSIWKPIENKWFLVKENYKLKMGSTSFDTEDSSDKNKSKEEKEADKNARKKFGSYAFATADYFDFKTPIEEKPQDFKGYTIDVKNSDGNLIDQYRTENLTDREVTTYSKIDSLSSKYKLDQKAKALTGLLKGKIRVGMVDFDLARIIGYNKYEHFRFGAGAKLNEKFNKYISPDAYFAYGIYDKDFKYGVGVDIRTTLQKNSFFRVEYFDDVMAAGRFSENLWNFRMKIMNSGVALNNGVFFGYEGFKVSYENDITNGLTVNVAAKRTQEESKFAYDYKGLGSQFDVTSSTITLKYSPNSKNIMTPTGKYTYEQSLPEVYLNYEQGFKSFDGDFNFSRFDALFVHNFKTKLGVTGVRAYGGIIVGDAPIWKNFTMNGLGKGNGGLNFNLTSYLGFATMEGGEYYNDKFVGAYLTHRLPWYFKSFGKNVSSFDFIYRGTIGDMKNPEFHQFEFKKLDHLYNELGLEWNNFLSSQFNLGFFYRVGHYNTPKFKDNFAIQFKLKLLGF, via the coding sequence ATGAAAAAAATGTATATCATGCTGTTGTCATTCGTATACCTCAGCATTTTCTCACAATCGAAAATTATCGTTAAAAGTTCCGGAGATCAATCGGTGATTTCTAATGCATCGGTGACCTGCAATAACAAATTGCTGGGGAGAACAGATGCTTCCGGAGTTCTCAATTTCAGATCAAAATGTAACAAAGTAGAAGTTTCGGCAAAAGGTTATTTTGAAGACGATGTAGTTGTGGATAAGGTAATGGAGGTTTTTTTAGCGAAAGCCGATCCTAAAACCAAGAATATCCAAACCGTCATTCTGGAAGATAAAAGTGATCCCAGAGCATTGGAAATTCTGAGAAAAATCAACGAAAATTACAAACAGAATTCACCTTTGAGTTTAGATTCTTATTCATTTAAATCTTACGAAAAAATATCTTTAGATTTTGATGAAGACAGCATTAAAGCTTATAACGCCTACATCGCAAACCGAATAGATTCTCTAAAAAGTCTTCCGGAACAGCCGATGAAAGCTCAGGAAAGGAAAGATTCATTAGAATCTGTAAACTTGATGAAACTAGTTGGAAAAAGCAAAATGTTTCTTTGGGAAAGAGCTTCACAGAGTTTATATTCTAAAAAATACGGCGAAAAAACCAACATTCTCGATAATAAAATCGCAGGTCTAAAAGAGCCTATCTACGAATTGATGGCTTTCCGATCTAACAGAAATGTGATTCCGAAAGAGATCAAAGAAGAAAACAGAAATCTGTATCGTTTTTTCCTTACCGATTCTATAGAAATTGAAGGCAGACAAAATTATGTGATCCGTTTTCGTCAGGTTGATTACAAACAGGCTGTTAACCGCAGAAAATTCAATGGATATCTTTATGTTGATAAAGAAACCTACGCTTTGAAAAAAATCGAAAGCAACAGCAAAATTAAAAGTGAAGGAAGCATCACCAGTATTTGGAAACCCATCGAGAACAAATGGTTTCTGGTGAAAGAAAACTATAAACTTAAAATGGGCTCTACCTCTTTTGATACTGAAGATTCATCAGATAAAAATAAAAGTAAAGAAGAGAAAGAAGCCGACAAAAATGCAAGAAAGAAATTTGGAAGTTATGCCTTTGCAACTGCAGATTATTTCGATTTTAAAACTCCTATTGAAGAAAAACCACAAGATTTTAAAGGGTATACAATCGATGTGAAAAATTCTGACGGAAATCTGATCGATCAATACCGTACAGAAAATCTGACCGATCGTGAAGTGACCACGTACTCAAAAATTGACAGTTTGAGCAGCAAATACAAACTGGACCAAAAAGCCAAAGCTCTTACCGGTTTGCTGAAAGGAAAAATAAGAGTGGGAATGGTAGATTTTGATCTCGCAAGAATCATTGGTTACAACAAATATGAGCATTTCCGTTTTGGAGCAGGAGCAAAACTGAACGAGAAATTCAATAAATACATTTCTCCGGATGCCTATTTTGCTTACGGAATTTATGATAAAGATTTTAAATACGGTGTGGGAGTTGATATCCGTACAACGTTACAGAAAAACTCTTTTTTCCGTGTTGAATATTTTGATGATGTAATGGCAGCTGGTCGTTTTTCAGAAAATTTATGGAATTTCAGAATGAAAATCATGAATTCCGGAGTTGCACTGAATAACGGAGTTTTCTTCGGTTATGAAGGTTTTAAAGTAAGTTATGAAAATGACATTACCAACGGACTAACTGTAAATGTTGCCGCAAAGAGAACACAGGAAGAATCTAAATTTGCTTACGATTACAAAGGTTTGGGAAGTCAGTTTGATGTTACCTCATCAACGATTACCTTAAAATATTCTCCGAATTCGAAAAATATTATGACGCCAACCGGAAAATATACTTACGAGCAAAGTCTTCCCGAAGTGTATTTAAATTACGAGCAAGGATTCAAGAGTTTTGACGGAGATTTTAATTTCAGCAGATTTGATGCACTTTTCGTTCACAATTTTAAAACAAAACTGGGTGTAACTGGTGTGAGAGCCTATGGAGGAATCATCGTTGGTGATGCTCCGATCTGGAAAAATTTCACCATGAATGGTTTGGGGAAAGGCAATGGCGGACTCAATTTTAACTTGACTTCATATCTTGGTTTTGCAACGATGGAAGGTGGTGAATATTACAACGATAAATTTGTAGGAGCTTACCTCACGCACAGACTTCCATGGTATTTTAAAAGTTTTGGGAAAAATGTTTCAAGTTTCGATTTCATCTACAGAGGGACAATCGGAGATATGAAAAATCCGGAGTTTCATCAGTTTGAATTCAAAAAACTAGATCATTTGTACAACGAACTTGGTCTGGAATGGAATAATTTCCTTTCTTCACAATTCAATCTAGGATTTTTCTACAGAGTCGGACATTACAACACACCGAAGTTTAAAGATAATTTTGCCATTCAGTTTAAACTGAAATTATTAGGATTTTAA
- a CDS encoding DUF5686 family protein, which translates to MKRVFIVLFLWAFAFGFSQSKLTVINEAKGTPISDATVSCDGKILGKTDPNGFLEFRSKCKSIQISAPNFFKESALVEDEMTVTLINTSSKTQSIETVILEDKSDPKALEILRKVNQFFKSNSPQSLDSYSYKSYEKISLDIDQDSISAFKEVFNDNFNLFKKQKTKDSIDDVSARRIFSKSKLFLWERAQEYLYSQKLGEKVNILDNRISGLKQPIYELISLQGNRDKIPNQIKPENRGLYRFYLTDTIEVDGRKNFVIRFREVSYKKSVKKRKFSGYLYIDIETYGIKKIESISKDKNEGNITSTWVFYNQKWFLDEESVKLRMSRMRMNTTEKPNNDEENRVKKNSFGTYAYLNSKYFDYQSPITENPEDFKGYTFTVKNADGKTLQQYRTEPLSDREKNTYFVIDSLGKKYNVDRKARILTGLINGQIRAGSFDFDIGEVFNYNLYEGFRLGLKGKLNENFNPYFSPDYYFAYGLGDEKFKYGIGLDIKTRLDKNAFFRVEYYDDVNSSGEFYRRLWTFKMRMMNYGNNINNDKYYRYQGVSVSYLNDVTNGLTLAFAARRNTEEAKFDYNFRNSGSKFENFNTLVTLKYSPNSTNIMTPQGKSIVEQKYPELYLNFEQSFKALGGDFNYTRFDALFVQNFKTALGTTGVRLYGGLVLGEAPIWKHFTMNGLASPSRDINFNLTSYLGFATLEGGRFYNDRFVAYYFTHQLPWYFKSIGQNVSSLDFVLRGTIGDMKRPEYHDFRFRKLDHLYQEVGLEWNNFLSSYFNLGVFYRVGFYTTNNFKQNFAFQFKLKLLEF; encoded by the coding sequence ATGAAAAGGGTTTTTATTGTTCTTTTTCTGTGGGCTTTTGCTTTTGGTTTTTCACAATCAAAACTTACAGTAATAAACGAAGCCAAAGGAACGCCTATTTCAGATGCCACCGTTTCCTGCGATGGCAAAATTCTCGGAAAAACAGATCCTAACGGATTTTTAGAATTCAGATCTAAATGTAAAAGTATTCAGATCTCTGCCCCCAATTTTTTTAAGGAAAGTGCTTTGGTAGAAGATGAAATGACCGTTACGCTCATCAACACTTCATCCAAAACGCAATCTATCGAAACCGTCATTCTGGAAGATAAGAGCGATCCGAAAGCTTTGGAAATCCTGCGAAAAGTAAATCAGTTTTTCAAAAGCAATTCTCCGCAGAGTTTAGATTCTTATTCTTATAAATCTTACGAAAAAATATCTTTAGACATCGACCAGGACAGTATTTCAGCTTTCAAAGAAGTTTTTAATGACAATTTTAATCTTTTTAAAAAGCAAAAGACCAAAGATTCTATTGATGATGTTTCGGCAAGAAGAATATTTTCAAAAAGTAAACTGTTTCTTTGGGAAAGAGCTCAGGAGTATTTATATTCACAAAAACTGGGCGAAAAAGTAAATATTCTGGATAACCGTATCTCGGGACTCAAGCAACCTATTTATGAACTGATTTCACTGCAGGGAAACAGAGACAAAATCCCCAACCAGATCAAGCCGGAAAACCGTGGACTGTACAGATTCTACCTTACCGACACCATTGAAGTAGACGGTAGAAAGAATTTCGTCATCCGCTTCCGGGAAGTGAGCTACAAGAAATCTGTAAAAAAGAGGAAATTCAGCGGATATTTGTACATCGACATCGAAACCTACGGCATCAAAAAAATAGAAAGCATCAGCAAAGATAAAAACGAAGGAAACATCACCAGCACATGGGTTTTTTATAATCAGAAATGGTTTTTGGATGAAGAAAGCGTAAAACTCCGAATGAGCAGAATGCGGATGAATACGACCGAAAAACCGAATAACGATGAGGAAAATCGGGTGAAAAAGAACAGCTTCGGAACGTATGCGTATCTCAACTCAAAATATTTTGATTATCAGTCTCCAATTACAGAAAATCCTGAGGACTTCAAAGGCTACACGTTCACAGTAAAAAATGCTGACGGAAAAACGTTGCAGCAATACCGCACAGAACCTTTGTCGGACAGAGAAAAAAACACTTATTTCGTCATCGACAGTTTAGGAAAAAAATACAATGTAGACCGAAAAGCCAGGATTCTAACAGGTTTGATTAATGGCCAGATCCGAGCCGGAAGTTTTGATTTTGATATTGGCGAGGTCTTCAATTATAACTTGTACGAAGGTTTCAGATTAGGTTTAAAAGGTAAACTGAATGAGAATTTTAATCCGTATTTCTCTCCTGATTATTATTTCGCTTACGGTTTGGGTGACGAAAAATTTAAATACGGAATTGGTCTCGACATCAAAACCAGACTCGATAAAAACGCTTTTTTCAGAGTGGAATATTATGATGATGTGAACTCGTCCGGTGAATTCTACCGCAGACTCTGGACTTTCAAAATGCGGATGATGAACTATGGAAACAACATCAATAATGACAAATATTACCGCTATCAAGGAGTTTCTGTTTCATATCTGAATGACGTTACGAATGGTCTGACGCTGGCTTTTGCGGCAAGAAGAAATACAGAAGAAGCGAAGTTTGATTATAATTTCCGCAACAGTGGTTCAAAATTTGAAAATTTCAATACGCTGGTCACGTTGAAATATTCTCCCAACTCTACCAACATCATGACGCCGCAGGGGAAATCAATCGTAGAACAAAAATATCCTGAGCTTTATTTAAATTTCGAACAAAGCTTCAAAGCATTGGGCGGAGATTTTAATTACACCCGTTTTGATGCCCTTTTTGTACAGAATTTTAAAACTGCCTTAGGAACTACAGGTGTGAGATTGTACGGAGGCCTGGTTTTGGGTGAAGCTCCGATCTGGAAACATTTTACGATGAATGGTCTGGCGTCTCCGAGCCGGGACATTAATTTTAACCTTACTTCCTATTTGGGATTTGCCACCTTAGAAGGCGGAAGATTTTATAATGACCGATTTGTAGCTTATTATTTTACCCATCAGCTTCCGTGGTATTTTAAAAGTATCGGGCAGAATGTTTCAAGTCTCGATTTTGTACTGCGAGGAACCATTGGTGATATGAAACGACCGGAATATCATGATTTCAGATTCAGAAAATTAGACCATCTGTATCAGGAAGTCGGCCTGGAGTGGAATAACTTCCTTTCATCATATTTCAATCTGGGTGTTTTTTACAGAGTCGGATTTTATACAACCAATAATTTTAAACAGAATTTTGCATTCCAGTTTAAACTTAAGTTGTTAGAATTTTAA
- a CDS encoding BT_3928 family protein, which produces MIKNLLRFIVAIIFILSGFVKAVDLVGFSFKMEEYFSPSVFNMPFFEKFALLFSIIVVVLELWLGFMLLLKFKLKFTLSALIALCVFFGFLTFYSAYFNVVTDCGCFGDAIKFTPWESFVKDIVLLVGLLILFILYRKEFKINDANTKPKNKKSTSIAFGIFSGIMIFIMVQGIMNEPIIDFRDYKIGTDLKAEKLKISKNPSEYKTFYSLKNSKTGEVLKVNQDDYINQTKYWEEGSPWKIEEGKNESKLIKEGYKSEITKFKIEDTTGNDLTDEVINAPKAILVFAYHPQDVSSELLQKVEAKVNTDKTAVIYGISTIPTTFKTIKNGMMDGTAIKTIARSNPFVLTLQNGKIVDKQPAKNYVD; this is translated from the coding sequence ATGATAAAAAATTTATTACGTTTCATCGTCGCCATTATTTTCATCCTTTCAGGATTTGTAAAAGCGGTAGATTTGGTAGGATTTTCATTTAAAATGGAAGAATATTTTTCACCTTCTGTTTTCAATATGCCTTTTTTTGAGAAATTTGCTCTGCTTTTTTCAATTATTGTGGTGGTTTTAGAACTTTGGCTGGGCTTTATGCTTTTGCTTAAATTTAAACTTAAATTCACACTTTCAGCACTCATTGCACTTTGCGTTTTCTTCGGATTTCTTACCTTCTATTCGGCTTATTTTAATGTGGTGACAGATTGTGGATGTTTCGGAGATGCCATTAAATTTACACCTTGGGAAAGTTTCGTCAAAGATATTGTTCTCTTGGTTGGTCTTTTAATTCTATTCATTTTATATCGTAAAGAATTTAAGATCAACGATGCAAACACTAAACCTAAGAATAAAAAATCGACCTCCATCGCATTCGGTATTTTCTCAGGAATTATGATTTTTATTATGGTTCAGGGAATTATGAACGAACCCATCATCGATTTTCGTGATTATAAAATTGGCACAGATTTGAAAGCTGAAAAATTGAAAATCAGCAAAAATCCTTCAGAATACAAAACTTTTTATTCTTTGAAAAACTCGAAAACAGGAGAAGTTTTAAAAGTTAATCAAGACGATTACATCAACCAAACAAAATATTGGGAAGAAGGCTCACCTTGGAAGATTGAGGAAGGTAAAAACGAATCTAAACTCATAAAAGAAGGTTACAAATCTGAGATTACCAAATTCAAAATTGAGGATACGACAGGAAATGATCTTACAGATGAAGTCATCAATGCACCGAAAGCGATTTTGGTTTTCGCTTATCACCCGCAAGATGTTTCTTCTGAGTTGCTTCAAAAAGTTGAAGCTAAAGTGAATACCGACAAAACGGCAGTGATCTATGGAATTTCTACCATTCCGACGACTTTTAAAACCATTAAAAACGGAATGATGGATGGCACCGCAATCAAAACCATAGCGAGAAGCAACCCTTTCGTTTTAACTTTACAAAACGGGAAAATCGTAGACAAACAGCCAGCTAAAAATTATGTAGATTAG
- the tpiA gene encoding triose-phosphate isomerase: MRRKIVAGNWKMNKNVIDAQQLMIQLLGYKNENKTNCEVWIAPPSLYLMMAKDIFEKDEIGVFSQDMSEFESGAYTGELSADMLESIDVTGSLIGHSERRQYHGENDESCNKKVKLALDKGLIPVYCNGETLEQRKAGQHLDVVKTQTETALFTLSAEEIKKVVIAYEPVWAIGTGETASPEQAQEIHAHIRGIIAEKYGQEVADEVSILYGGSVKPDNAKEIFSQPDIDGGLIGGAALKLEDFSKIIEGFN, encoded by the coding sequence ATGCGAAGAAAAATAGTTGCAGGAAACTGGAAAATGAACAAAAATGTCATTGATGCTCAACAATTAATGATTCAATTATTAGGTTATAAAAATGAAAATAAAACCAACTGTGAGGTTTGGATTGCTCCTCCATCTTTATATTTAATGATGGCTAAAGACATCTTCGAAAAAGATGAAATCGGAGTTTTTTCTCAGGATATGAGCGAGTTTGAAAGTGGTGCTTACACAGGCGAACTTTCTGCAGATATGTTGGAATCAATTGACGTAACTGGTTCTTTAATCGGACATTCTGAAAGAAGACAATATCACGGTGAGAACGACGAAAGCTGCAATAAAAAAGTAAAATTAGCATTAGATAAAGGTTTAATTCCTGTTTACTGTAATGGTGAAACCCTTGAACAAAGAAAAGCAGGACAACATTTAGACGTTGTAAAAACTCAGACTGAAACCGCTCTTTTCACACTTTCTGCTGAGGAAATTAAAAAAGTAGTGATCGCTTACGAACCAGTTTGGGCAATTGGAACGGGTGAAACGGCAAGTCCTGAACAGGCGCAGGAAATTCACGCTCACATCAGAGGAATTATTGCTGAAAAATACGGACAGGAGGTTGCTGACGAAGTGTCTATTCTTTACGGAGGTTCGGTAAAACCTGATAATGCAAAAGAAATTTTTTCTCAACCAGACATCGACGGTGGATTAATTGGCGGAGCGGCTTTGAAACTGGAGGATTTTTCTAAAATTATTGAGGGTTTTAATTAA
- a CDS encoding S9 family peptidase produces MKKIYLGLLAMSISATFQSQKFPNLKAPVAEKQEHIREIHSDKVNDPYYWMIDYFKKAKDSSKVVDYLKAENSYWEGMMKDTEPFRDQLFKEMKARIKEKDESVPTFKNGYYYYSRTETGKQYFKYCRKKGSLTAPEEILLDVDQMAEGHAYYSASGFSISSDNTKMIFGVDDVSRRQYKLFLKDLSTGKTTDLGIKNTTGSATWANDNKTIFYTSKNPETLLTEKIFRHSLGTDVSKDVLVYEEKDKTNYIGVGKSKNEKFIMIYSGATTSSETRYIDANKPNETFRVFQPRMKDVLYDVTPLEDRFLVTTNKDALNFKVVETPLDKTGVENWKDFVPHRKDVLMEGISEFKNYLVFSERQNGLSQLVIYDRKSGKKEFLKFDEPAYTVYPSGNPEYNTDNFRFGYTSMVTPSSQFEQNLKTGKRVLLKEQEVLGGYNKANYATERLFATAKDGTKIPISIVYKKGYKKDGKSPLLLYAYGSYGNSIDATFSSTRLSLLDRGFAFAIAHIRGGQEMGRQWYEDGKMMKKKNTFTDFIDAGEYLVKEKYTSPKHLYAQGESAGGLLMGAIVNMKPELWNGIISQVPFVDVVNTMMDESIPLTTNEYDEWGNPNNKDAYFYMKSYSPYENIEKKNYPNILVTTGLHDSQVQYFEPAKWVAKLRDLKTDKNVLLLKTDMAYGHGGASGRFDYLKDTALVYAFMFKLEEINK; encoded by the coding sequence ATGAAAAAAATTTATTTAGGATTATTAGCTATGAGTATTTCTGCAACATTTCAATCTCAAAAATTCCCAAACTTAAAAGCTCCTGTTGCAGAAAAGCAGGAACATATAAGAGAAATTCATTCCGATAAGGTAAACGATCCTTATTACTGGATGATCGATTATTTTAAAAAAGCAAAAGACTCTTCAAAAGTTGTTGATTATCTGAAGGCAGAAAATTCTTACTGGGAAGGGATGATGAAAGATACAGAGCCTTTCAGAGACCAGCTTTTCAAGGAAATGAAGGCTAGAATAAAGGAAAAAGATGAATCTGTTCCAACTTTTAAAAACGGTTATTATTACTACAGCCGTACAGAAACAGGAAAACAATACTTCAAATATTGCAGAAAAAAAGGAAGCCTTACTGCTCCCGAAGAAATTCTTCTGGATGTAGATCAAATGGCAGAAGGTCATGCCTATTATTCTGCGTCAGGCTTCAGCATCAGCTCTGATAATACCAAAATGATTTTTGGCGTAGATGATGTTTCCAGAAGACAATACAAATTATTTTTAAAAGATCTTTCTACAGGAAAAACGACTGACCTTGGCATTAAAAATACAACTGGTTCTGCAACTTGGGCAAATGATAACAAAACGATTTTCTACACTTCAAAAAACCCTGAAACGCTTCTGACTGAGAAAATTTTCAGACATTCTTTGGGAACAGATGTGTCTAAAGATGTTTTGGTATATGAAGAAAAAGACAAAACCAATTACATAGGTGTCGGAAAATCTAAGAACGAAAAGTTCATTATGATCTATTCCGGAGCAACAACATCTTCTGAAACAAGATATATTGATGCCAACAAGCCCAACGAAACATTCAGGGTTTTTCAACCGAGAATGAAAGATGTTTTGTATGATGTGACTCCTTTGGAAGATCGATTTTTAGTCACAACCAACAAAGATGCTCTCAACTTTAAAGTGGTAGAAACCCCTTTAGATAAAACAGGCGTTGAAAACTGGAAAGATTTTGTTCCGCACAGAAAAGATGTGTTGATGGAAGGAATCAGCGAGTTTAAAAATTATCTGGTTTTCAGTGAAAGGCAAAACGGACTTTCACAATTGGTAATTTATGACAGAAAATCCGGTAAAAAAGAATTTCTAAAATTCGACGAACCTGCTTACACAGTTTATCCATCTGGGAATCCAGAGTACAATACTGATAATTTCCGATTTGGGTATACTTCGATGGTTACTCCAAGTTCTCAGTTTGAGCAAAATTTAAAAACAGGAAAAAGAGTTTTACTAAAAGAACAAGAAGTTTTAGGCGGATACAATAAAGCTAATTATGCTACAGAAAGGCTTTTTGCAACAGCTAAAGACGGTACAAAAATTCCGATTTCTATTGTTTATAAAAAAGGTTATAAAAAAGATGGGAAAAGCCCGCTTCTACTCTATGCTTACGGATCTTACGGAAATTCGATTGATGCAACATTCAGCAGTACCAGACTTAGTCTTTTAGACAGAGGTTTTGCATTTGCAATTGCGCACATCCGTGGCGGTCAGGAAATGGGAAGACAATGGTATGAAGACGGTAAAATGATGAAAAAGAAAAATACTTTTACAGATTTTATCGATGCCGGAGAATATTTAGTAAAAGAAAAATATACTTCCCCAAAACATTTATATGCTCAGGGAGAAAGTGCAGGAGGTTTATTAATGGGAGCTATCGTAAATATGAAACCTGAACTTTGGAACGGTATAATTTCTCAGGTTCCGTTTGTGGATGTTGTGAATACGATGATGGATGAAAGCATTCCTTTGACCACCAATGAATATGACGAATGGGGAAATCCTAATAATAAAGATGCCTACTTTTATATGAAATCATATTCTCCATATGAAAACATTGAAAAGAAAAACTATCCGAATATTTTGGTGACCACAGGTTTACATGATTCTCAAGTACAATATTTTGAGCCTGCAAAATGGGTGGCAAAATTGAGAGATCTAAAAACCGACAAAAATGTATTATTATTAAAAACAGATATGGCTTACGGCCATGGTGGTGCTTCGGGAAGATTTGATTACCTGAAAGACACTGCTTTGGTGTATGCTTTCATGTTTAAATTGGAAGAAATTAATAAATAA
- a CDS encoding DUF1599 domain-containing protein, translated as MLKTSIQFEKIISECRDLFSKKLQDYGAAWRVLRPSSITDQIYIKVNRIRTLQMTDVKMVNESEESEFIAVVNYSIIGLIQLEKGFSNDFNENKDEILHLYDQYAHEAKALMERKNHDYGEAWRDMRISSITDLIYQKVLRTKQIEDNQGVTIVSEGLDANYFDMLNYAVFCLIKFSEKENNVEHQII; from the coding sequence ATGTTAAAAACTTCAATACAGTTCGAGAAAATCATCAGCGAATGTCGTGATCTTTTCAGTAAAAAATTACAGGATTACGGGGCAGCTTGGCGCGTTTTGAGACCGAGTTCCATTACCGATCAGATTTACATTAAAGTCAACAGAATCCGTACTTTACAGATGACGGATGTGAAAATGGTTAACGAAAGTGAAGAAAGCGAATTTATTGCCGTAGTCAACTATTCGATCATTGGATTGATTCAGTTAGAGAAAGGTTTTTCGAATGATTTCAACGAAAATAAAGATGAAATTTTACATCTTTACGATCAATATGCTCACGAAGCGAAAGCTTTAATGGAAAGAAAAAATCATGATTACGGCGAAGCTTGGAGAGATATGAGAATTTCGTCGATCACCGATTTGATTTATCAAAAAGTTTTAAGAACAAAACAAATAGAAGACAATCAAGGTGTTACCATCGTTTCAGAAGGTTTGGACGCCAATTATTTTGATATGCTGAATTATGCAGTGTTTTGTCTGATTAAATTCTCTGAAAAAGAAAACAATGTAGAACATCAAATTATATAA
- a CDS encoding tellurite resistance TerB family protein → MHKSNKSIAGYHLLMILSSVDGEFAPEEGMLVQQYLAEEFPFKINLDNELEAIALLQPEEWKDHFEFHGRCFLDDSTEEERKSFIQFAKTLIKADDVVTDEEHTFYTLLKNLWNLA, encoded by the coding sequence ATGCATAAATCAAATAAATCAATCGCAGGGTATCATTTACTAATGATTCTTTCTTCTGTAGACGGAGAATTTGCACCGGAAGAAGGAATGCTTGTGCAGCAATATCTGGCAGAGGAATTTCCGTTTAAAATCAATTTGGATAACGAATTGGAAGCCATTGCATTACTTCAGCCAGAAGAATGGAAAGATCATTTTGAATTTCACGGACGTTGTTTCTTAGATGATTCTACGGAAGAGGAACGTAAAAGTTTCATTCAGTTTGCAAAAACTTTGATAAAAGCCGATGACGTAGTCACTGACGAAGAGCATACTTTTTATACGCTTCTTAAAAATCTCTGGAATCTAGCATAG
- the folP gene encoding dihydropteroate synthase gives MSANNVLLSPFNTFQNFHSINCNGRLVDLSSPQLMGILNLTPDSFSDGGKFNDEKSALQHAEKLLKDGASIIDIGPQSTRPNAEFLSSEEEVRRLGNIISSIKKELPEALISLDTFYAETVKFGFNEGIDIVNDISGGQFDENMLDAVAETNLPYILMHVNPSYQTMHEITSFADITLTVNQYFSKKTDELLKKGIKDIILDPGFGFGKTVEDQMKMIDEAEFFGFGSFPLLIGISRKSFIYKPLGKSALNINEETQKLHLKVLHQGAKILRVHDVAEAKKTIDEFLNT, from the coding sequence ATGTCTGCAAATAATGTTCTTCTATCGCCTTTCAACACTTTTCAAAACTTTCATTCAATCAATTGTAACGGAAGATTAGTAGATTTAAGTTCACCCCAACTAATGGGAATTCTCAATCTTACACCTGATTCTTTTTCGGATGGTGGCAAATTTAATGATGAAAAATCTGCATTGCAGCACGCTGAAAAACTCCTAAAAGATGGCGCTTCGATAATTGACATTGGTCCGCAATCCACACGTCCGAATGCGGAATTTCTGAGCAGTGAAGAAGAAGTGAGAAGGCTGGGAAATATAATTTCATCCATTAAAAAAGAATTGCCGGAAGCTTTAATTTCACTCGATACTTTTTATGCTGAAACAGTAAAATTTGGTTTTAATGAAGGAATTGACATTGTGAATGATATTTCGGGCGGACAGTTTGACGAAAATATGCTCGATGCAGTTGCAGAAACAAATCTTCCTTATATTCTCATGCACGTCAATCCGTCTTATCAAACGATGCATGAAATAACGTCTTTCGCAGATATTACTTTGACGGTGAATCAGTATTTTTCAAAGAAGACCGATGAATTATTAAAAAAAGGAATCAAAGATATTATTCTTGATCCGGGTTTTGGTTTTGGAAAAACGGTGGAAGATCAGATGAAAATGATTGACGAAGCAGAATTTTTCGGTTTTGGAAGTTTTCCTTTGCTGATCGGTATTTCACGAAAGTCATTTATTTATAAACCATTGGGCAAATCGGCTTTAAACATTAACGAAGAAACTCAAAAACTACACCTGAAAGTTTTACATCAAGGCGCAAAAATCCTACGTGTGCATGATGTCGCTGAAGCAAAAAAGACCATTGATGAATTTTTAAATACCTAA